One genomic window of Amyelois transitella isolate CPQ chromosome 8, ilAmyTran1.1, whole genome shotgun sequence includes the following:
- the LOC106135324 gene encoding uncharacterized protein LOC106135324 — protein MSVNQEYPEPTTLQEAINLIKFITTTHKKEITRLKEVITKQSAIIKKLESNRKKELDFLSSELLKYETNLNERTESINRQIAEKDEIIKKQNETIEELNIKLNVKTDFIVPEIVIDSNSDSGIVLENEDLSPKIDDLKIEVKASRKCSRRFADSIGFLRRVDFSPMKYKPGNSNSKKKEEKKNTLEVPTIPLLNRRIFTRQFSNDRPISDDERIVLDDSAFSEEPAVPIVVTPKKLNDSMNNHFSDDDSDDTSQEEAFNRIMIRSSIRRSVKANPKYKKINRSKAKLLEQVKINIID, from the coding sequence atgtcagtcaatcaagaATACCCAGAGCCAACAACATTACAAGAAGCAATTAACCTTATTAAGTTCATTACTACGACACATAAGAAAGAAATAACCAGGCTTAAAGAGGTCATTACCAAGCAATCAGCAATCATCAAAAAATTAGAATCCAATaggaaaaaagaattggattTCTTGTCATCTGAGCTTCTGAAGTACGaaactaatttaaatgaaaggaCTGAATCCATCAAcagacaaatagctgaaaaaGATGAAATCATCAAAAAGCAAAATGAAACAATTGAAGAActgaacataaaattaaacgtCAAAACAGACTTTATTGTGCCAGAAATAGTCATTGATTCCAACTCTGACTCAGGAATCGTTTTGGAAAATGAAGACTTAAGTCCCAAAATAGatgatttaaaaatcgaaGTGAAAGCAAGTAGAAAGTGTAGTAGGAGATTTGCAGACTCCATAGGGTTTTTACGCAGAGTAGATTTTTCCCCAATGAAATACAAGCCTGGTAATAGTAATAgtaagaagaaagaagaaaagaaaaatacgttGGAAGTTCCAACTATTCCATTATTGAATAGAAGAATATTTACTCGTCAATTTAGTAATGATCGTCCAATAAGCGATGACGAAAGGATTGTCTTGGATGATTCGGCGTTTTCGGAGGAACCAGCCGTACCAATAGTAGTTACGCCAAAGAAGTTGAATGATAGCATGAACAATCATTTTTCTGACGACGATAGCGATGATACCAGTCAAGAAGAGGCTTTTAACAGAATAATGATAAGAAGTAGCATAAGACGGTCGGTAAAAGCCAATCCTAAATACAAAAAGATTAACCGGAGTAAGGCTAAGCTTTTGGAACAggttaaaatcaatattattgattaa